The genomic interval AGACCTCACGCCGTCGGAATCGGTCCATGGGCGATCATCGGTGTCAGAGCAGCCCGCGCTCTTTCAGCACTTCCGTCGCCACGCGCGTGATGAGCGCCGTCAACTCCGCGTCGCCAGCGGGCTTCTGCGCTGCGGGAGCCGGGCGCTCACGCTCTGCCTGGAGCGCCTGCATACGCGGCGTCACGTCGCACAGGGGAACCTTCTTTCCGTATCCCAGCCGGTCTCGCAGCTCCAGCAACTGGTTCGCCTGATCCGCCGTCAGCTCTCGCTCGCCGCCGAGACTGCGGGCGACCCACGTGATGTGCGCCGTGTGCTCCATCGTCTCCATCTTGTAGTAAGCCGACATCGGATCGGCTCCGACGGTCACCGCGCCGTGGTTGGCGAGGAGGATCGCGTCGCACGTCTCGATGATGCCGTCGATGGAGTCCGGCAGCGCCTGCGATCCGGGCGTGCCGTACGGAGCCAGCGGGATGCAGCCGAACGACACGATCGTCTCCGGCAGCGTCAGTTGGTCCAACGCGATGCCAGCGACCGCGAACCCCGTCGCGATGGGCGGATGCGCGTGAAGGACAGATCGCACGTCGGGTCGCTTGCGGTAGCAGTGGAGATGCAGCCGTATCTCGGACGATGCCTTGAGGTAGCCCTCGACCTGTTCGCCAACCAGGTTCACTTTGCAGAGCATGTCGGGCGTCAGAACGCCTTTGCTGACGCCGGTCGGAGTCGCGAGGATGATGTCGTCGGTCAGCCTTGCCGTGATATTGCCGTCGTTGGACGCGACATATCCCTTCGCATAGACACGACGACCGACCTCGCAGATCTCGTGCCTCAGCGCGCCTTCGTTGCTCATGGTGCTCTCTTGAGCGGTTGGGTGGCGGAGCTCGAACAGGCTCAGTCTAGCATGGGCGGCGGAACCGGTCAAGCAGGGGATCGCGCCGTCGCAGGCAAGAGCAGGACACTCAGATCCAGAAGATCCGGTTCCCCTGAGTGCCGGTTAGGAAGTCGATCACGAGCCACGTCCCATTGCAGACGAACTGCCCCAGGATGAACCCCAGAAAGATGGGTCTGCCCCGGCGGTAGAGGCGGATGCCGCCGATGCGCAGTAGGCTCCACTTCGCCAGCCACGCCACGAACACGGTGAACCAGAGGTGGTCCATCATCCAGATCGGTCCGATGGCGAAGCCGATGGGATGGAACGGGAACCACAGGAACCGTGTGCGGAGCCCCATCAGAAGCAGCATGCCTGCCGCCCCGACTCCCTTGAGCGCCCATCCCGCCATGTTGGGCGGCTCCGGGTTGAGCAGCTTGCCGATAACGAACTCGTACGGAGCCACTGCCCCGCCTCCGAAGAACCAGTCGTTGCCGTTCAAGCCGCCATGCTGATACGCCAGAGGCAGGTACGTCACGACCGACGACACGAACGCGACGACAATGGCGGCGACGATGCCCCAGAAGACCCGCCGTCGTCCGCCGGACACGCCTTCGACGATGCGGAGCCCGTTCGCCGTGGACGCCATGACGAAGGTGCGGATGTCGGCTCCCCATACGTACGTGAGCGCAAGCGACACGAGGCCTCGGGGCCCGATGGCGCGCGACCCGAATCCCGAGATGACGAACGACGATCCGATGGTGGATGCGACCGCCTCCGCCATCCCGCTCTCGGCGACGATGCGCGTCAGACCCAGGAAGAGCGCCATCGCCGCGCCGAGGAACGTCAGCGTAACCCACAGCGGCATTCCGGTCGCCGCGAGCCAACCCACCATGTAGAGAGTTCCGACGACGATACAGACGATCGCGGCTCGGTACGACATGATCTCGCCGGAATCGCCAACGTCCGTCCCGCTGCGCAGCGCCTTGCGCAACACATCCGCCAGATGTCGCCGCGCCGACCACAGCCCGCCCAAGACCAGGACGGTGATGGCTCCCATGCCCTGGTGGGCGAACACCGGTGAACGCGACCCGTAGATGCCGAGGTTCTCCGTCAGCCGCAGGTTGTAGACCTTCATCAGACCTCGTACGGCGAGGCTCAGCAGGTTGAAGAACCACATGCTGAACGCGACGTCGAGATGCACCAAGTAGAAGAAGCCCATGAGCGGCATCGAGACGCGGAAACGGAGATACTCGACGTTGCGGAAGATCGGGAACCCGATCTCCGGTTCGAGGTACGGAACTGTCGGCATGTAGTGGTGAATGCCTGTCAGGCTGCCAAGCCCAAACGCGATTCCGAAGCCGACCCACATCGCCGTCTGTCGGTAGATCGCCGCGTAGCCCTTGCCGTCATCGGACCCCGACATCTCCATCGGGAGCTGCGCCAACGGATACACGAGCCTTTCGTGTTCCATCCACTGCCGGCGCAGGATCACCATGAGCGAGATCGACACGACGTACAGCGCGGCGAGGAAGGTTCCCCAAGCCAAGAGCGGGCGAGCCCAGGCTCCCCATGGAACCTCGTGTTCCATGCCGGAGAAGCCTTCGTAGAAATCGCGGATCGTCTTGGTTCCCTCGGGAACCAACCACGATGGGATGTGCGGCTGGATCATCTCCGCCCAGCTGTTCTCCGCCGTGGCGAAGTAGAACGGCGACGTGATGATCGGCAGAAGCTGCGCCACGACGCCCATCGTCGGGATCGCGCAGGCGACCAGCATCATGACGTACATGACGCGCAGTTCGTCGCGCCCGTAAGCCCACTGGCGGCGAACCCGACCCAGCAGCGGATTGACGCCGGCGGTCCACACGAAGAACAGGAACACGGCGGCGGCGGCGCTGAAGTCGATCGCCATGTACGAACCGTGAATGACCATCATGTTCGTCGCCGTGCCGACGCCGACGAACGCGCAGAGCGCTGCGCCGGTGATGTACGCCCGCAGACCGGGAGGATGGGGTGGCGAAGAAGCGCTCACGTCGAAATGGCTCAGCATTCGCCGCCATGCTTCGGCGACGGTTGATAGGCGCCAGCGTCCCAAGCCGCGCGCAAGACCTCGGCAAGGCTCCAAGCCTGCCACGGACAGCCGCGTGCCCGGTGGGGCTCATGACCATCGTACAGCTCGGCGACGCCGCCGATACCGGGAGCGTCTCGATCCAGCGCCAGACGGTTCAGCCAGTCGGCGAGTTGGGCCCGGAACGCGTGTCCGTCGCCGAAGGCGTTGCGGTACGCCGTCACGTAGGGACCCCAGAGCCAACTCCACACCGGGCCCTGATGGTAGATCGAGTCGCGTCGTCGCGCGTCGCCGTCGTAAGTGGCAGCGTAGCCAGGATGGTTCGGCGGAAGGGTACGAAGCCCGAACGGCGTGTGCAGCGCGTCCGTAACGCGCCGCATGACCCGCTGCTCGTCGGCTCGATCCAGACACCGATAGTGCAGGCTGATCGCGATCACCTGATTGGGTCGCAGTGTGGGGTCGTCGCCGTCCGGACCGTCGATCACGTCGTAGAGCGCGCCGCTTCTGGGATTGGGGAACCGCGCTCGGAACGCGGCGCGGGCTCGGTCGGCGTCTTCGGCGCACATGTCCGCGTAGGAATCGTCGCCGTAGGTTCGCGCCAGGCGCTCCACGGTTCTCAACGCGCTGTGCCACAACGCGTTGATCTCGACCGGCTTGCCGACGCGCGGCGTTGCCACCCAATCGCCGATCTTGGCGTCCATCCAGGTGAGCTGCGATCCGGGGACGCCGGCATGGAGCAGACCGTCGTCGTCGACGGCGATCCCATACCGCGTTCCGAACCGATGCGCCTCCAATATCGACTTCAGAGTCGGGTACCACGAATCTCGGACGACCGGATCGTCTGGCACGTCAACCGCGTAGCGGCGGATCGCCTCGACAAACCAGAGCGTGGCATCGGCGGTGTTGTAGGAAGGGGTCTCGCCGGTGTCGGGGAACCGGTTCGGGATCATCCCGCCGTCGCAATAGGAGGCGAAGGCGTCGAGCACTTCGCGGGCGAGCCATGCCTCGCCTCGGGCGATTGTCAGACCGGGCAGCGCGATCATCGTGTCCCTGCCCCAGTCGGTGAACCATGGGTAGCCGGCGAGTATCGTCCACTGCGAATCTCCCCGGCGGACGATGTAGTCTCCGCCTCGGCGCACGGACTCCCGCAGGAAGTCGGCGGCGGGGGGCGATACCCAGTCGGCGACGACGATGGGACGCGAAGCCGACTCACGGCGTTGGCGTTCCGATGCCAGAAGAGTGTCACCGTCTCCGCTGAGATCGCACCCAACGCCGGCGACGACCCAGAAAGACGGGCAGTCGGGAGTCAGGCGACCGATGAAGGAGCCCGGGCTCCAATGATCTTCGAGGTGGTCGAGACCCCGCTCATCGGCTTCGACAGCGTAGCGCTTCTGTCGGACCCACCACGAGTCGTGCGACACCGCTGCTCCTGAATGACGCATGGCGAGCGGCGGGTATCGGGCGGGCGGGCGGTACGTGACGAGGTCGGCGGCGGCGTCCAACGGGCGCGAGAGCGTCGCGTCCTCGCGCTGGAGGGCGTGATAGTCGCGCCATGCCAGGTGAGGTCGCGCCTCGAAAACCCCGCCTGCGCCTTCGAGCAGTCGGTAGACGACGACGACCAGGTTCCTGCCGTGGATCGATGCGACCGACTTCTCGATCCGCGTGCCGTCCGGCAGCGCGAAGTGCCACGTCGGATAGGGATATGCGTCGAACCGAACGATGTGCCGGTACCCATGCGGGTGAACGGCGCCTGGGTACGCGTGCGACGCTAGCGACCACGACGCACCGTCGGCGCTGTGCAGCGTTTCGTCCAAAGCCGCCAGTGTCACGGTTCGGTCTGTGGGTGGACGCAGCGATGCGACGAGCAACGCGTGGTAGCGGCGTGTCGCGATGCCGGACACGGTTCCCGAGGCGAAACCCCCGATCCCGTTGGGCTCCAGCCATTCGAGTCGGGTCGCGCGGCGAAGGTCTTGGCAGACGTCGGCGCCGTAGGTCATTCAGTCCTCCGCGGGGTGTCCGGAGCATGCCACCGTCGGCGCGTCGGCGCACGCCGTCGGAATCTGACTTGAACGCGCGATGATTCCGCGACAGAATATCAGGGAGCTCGCCAGAAGGCGTGGGCACACGGTCTTGGAGGCGAGAGTGTTTTATCCCACCGAACAGGACTCGGCGTGGATGCGCCTCGCCATCGAAGCCGCGCGGCGAACGACGGACGATGTGCCGGTGGGCGCCGTGATTGTGGTGAGCGGTCGCCTCGTCGGCGAGGGCTGGAACCGTCGGGAGTCGGATCGGGATCCGACGGCGCATGCCGAGATCGTGGCGCTCCGGCAAGCCGGACTCGCGCTGGGGCGGTGGAACCTTGAGGGTTCTACGCTCTACGTGACGGTCGAACCGTGCGCCATGTGCGCGGGCGCGATCTGGCAGGCGCGCGTATCGCGTGTCGTCTACGGCGTGCCCGAGCCGCAGGCCGGAGCGGTGCACTCGCGGTACGAGCTGTTGTCCGATGGTCGGTGCGGACGTACGGTTGCAGCGGTTGGCGGCTGCTGCGAAGATGAATGCCGCGAGCTGTTGCGGGCGTTTTTTCGGGGTCGAAGGCTTCAAGCGGAGAGGTGCGAGAGCGGCTGAATCGGGTGGTCTCGAAAACCACTAAGGGGGAAACCCCTTCGAGGGTTCGAATCCCTCCCTCTCCGCCATTCGATCTCCATCACATGCGCCCATGACATGGAACGCCGTGCCGACATGGTTGTTCCGGCTCACCGATTTTCTGCGCCGCGCTTCGCGTTCTTCTCAGCCTCGTAGCGATGCCCAGGCTGAGCGCTGACTGCCTGCCTACTCACGAGCGTGCGAAAGGGCGCGGGTTGGTCCACTCGATCCGGCAACCAGGAATGGCACAGCCTGAGTGGTTCCCGCGCGTCCGACCTGAACCCCCAGCGATCCCAGTTATTAGACTTCCGGAGAGAGACCCCTCATGGGCAGCGGCTTTGGGAGCGTTTCCGTCATGCGGCGGGGCTCGTCCGTCACAGTGCGGAACAGCGACCTTCAGGTGTCCTACGACCTGCTGACGGGCTTGTGGAGCTACGCCGACTCGAGCGGCTTCGAACTCATTCGCGGCGTCTGCGCGAAGTGGAGGCAGACCGACGGCAAGGTGCGAGCGACGTCCGACGCGTGCCTTCGGAGCTTCCACGCCGCCGAAGCGACGTCTGACCGGTTCGGCGACGGAGCCGAAGTCGTCTTCTCGCACGCGGTGCAGGGCGACTCCCTCCGAACCGAAGTGGTTCTGAACGTCTACTCCGACCTGCCGTTCGCAATCGTCTCCGTGCGGGTATGCAGCGAGGGCGACCGACCGGTGTCGGTGGACCGGCTCGCGATCGTGGAAGTGCCGAGAGCCGACGGCAAGCCCGTTGGTGGTCTCTACCTCGGCAGCGAACCCCCTGAGTGCCTGGTCTACCTGAATGGGTCGGGGCACGTCGCCCGAGGGTTCCAGACCATCCGCGACGGCGTCGTCTATCCAGACTCCCTTTCGACGGAATACATCTCAGACGGTATCGTTCTGCACCCCAGAACGCAGCGCTCGATTGCGTTCGGGTTTCTCGCGGCAGAGCGTTGGTGGAGCGGAGCCACCGTCGGCTACGAGAGCACTTCCGAGGAGGACCGTTCTCAGCACGGAATCGGGACATGGAGCGTGTTCCAGACGTGCGATGGAGCCGTCTGCGAACCGGGTTCCGAACTGTCGTCGGAGCCGCTCTACATCAACGTGAGCACGCCTGCAGCCGAAGCGCAGCGCCACTATGCTGCCGTCGTCAGCGACCGCTTGGGCGAGCCGATCACCGAGCCACCAGCCGTCACGAACACGGTTCGGGTTGGCGAGGGCTCGCCGCCCGCCGCAGAGCGCGTCCATTCCGTGCTGACGTGGCTGGGCAGGCACGGGGGCGCGTTCGTCATCGGAGACGGAGGTTTGCGGCATCTGCGCTTGATGGGCGACTGGAGTGCCGGCGGGCAGAAAGAGCTGACGCGCAACTTCCCGGATGGCGTTCGACCCGTCGTGGAGGCGGCTCACGGGCAAGGGCTGGGCATCGGCGCTGACCTGCACACGTTCCTGATCGACGGCGAGGTGGAGCCGGCGTTCAAGCCTGCGGTTCTCCAACTTCGGAACAGTCAACCGGCGACCTTCTCGTCCGGGGCATCGACCAACTGCGTCGCGCTCGATCCGACGCATCCGCTGACGCGCGACTATCTCAGGAAGCGCCTGTCGGTCGTCTATCGCGACTGGGGCTTCGACACGCTCCACACGTCGCTCTTCCCGTTCCGCGATCTGGCGGCTGACGATGTCTCCCGGTTCCGATGGCATGGACGAAGCCTGACGCGGATGCAGATCCTTCGCGCTGCGTGCGAGCTGCTTCTCGACGTCAAGGACGAAGTAGCTCCGGCGGGCCGTCTCGGACTGGCGGACATGCCCCAAGGAGTCATCCTGGGTGGATCGCACCACAGCAGCGCGGGTCTCGACCTCTACTACGAGGGTAGAGCGGCTCTCTGGGAAGGTCAGTGGGGACTGCGCGAGTTCCTGCGCGCCTACGCGGCGAAGTGGTACACGCAGGGCTACTGGTGGGATATGGAGCTGGGCCCCCTGCGCTTTATCGAAGGCAGACCGCGGAACGAGAGCCAGCTTCTGATGACGCTCGGCATCCTGTCCGGAGGTCATCTGTCGTTCGCGGACGATCTGGCGACGCTCGAAGCCGATGAGAGCGACCTTCTCGCCAAGTGTTTCCCGCTGATGGGGATGATGGCGCGACCCGTGCCGCTCCAGGAGGGCGTGCACACCTACGGATGGACGCAGTCGGTCGAGGCGTCGTTCGGGTCGTGGGAGGTGCTGGCGCTGCTCAACCTGTCCGACGTTTTCGAGGATGTCGATGTGCAGTTCAGCGATCTGAACCTGAACAAGTCGAAGAACTACTTGGCGTACGAGTTCTGGGACGGACAGTTCTTCGGCTCCTATCAGCGCACGTTCTCGGTTCAGGCGCTTCCTCCACGGTCGGCGAAGCTGTTCGTGCTCCGTGAGGAGACGGAAGCCCCCTGCCTGTTGGCAACCGACTTCCACGTGTCCCAGGGCAAGGTCGAGTTACAGACGCTCGGGTGGGACGAGCGCAGCGAGACACTGCTGGGCGTGTGCCAGGCGCTCAAGAAGGGGCGCGGGACGCTCTCGTTCCACGTTCCAGAGAACCGGGTGCCCGTCTCCGTCGCCGCTGCGGGCTCCAAGTACTCCTATGAGTGGCGACCTCCGGTCTACGAGCTCCACCTCGCCTTTTCAGGGCAACCGGTTCCGTTCAGCATCCGGTTCGCCCGTTCATCGGGTTGACGGATCGGCGTTATGTCCGACCAGGGCTCGCTCCTGCTGGCGATCCTCGGACCGACCGCGGTGGGCAAGACCGCCGTAGGCATCTTCGTCGCGGAAGCGCTGGCGGGCGAGATCGTGTCGGTCGATTCACGCCAGGTCTATCGTGAGATGGACATCGGAACGGCGAAACCGACCCCCGATGAACAGAGCCGCGTCGCGCACCATGTCATCGACTGTGTGCGCCCCGATGAGCCCTTCTCGGCGTCCAACTTCCAGCACCGAGCCGATGTGGCGATCTCCGATATCCGGTCGCGGGGCAAGGCTGCGATCCTCGTCGGCGGGGCTGGGCTGTATTTCAGGGCCCTGATGGACGGGCTGTTCGAGGGCCCGTCCGCCGATGCCGAGATACGCGCCCGGCTGAACGCGGAAGCCGACGAGCAGGGCAGCGAGCACCTCCACCAACGGTTGACCGAGCTCGATCCCGAAGCCGCCGCCCGGATCCACCGAAACGACCGGATGCGCATCGTTCGCGCTCTGGAGGTCTATGAACTGACCGGCACGCCGATCTCGGAGCTACGGTCCCAGTGGGACGGCGAGCCCCGATACCGGTGCGTCGCCGTTGGGCTGCGGCGACCCCGACCCGAGCTGAACCACCGAGCCAACGAACGCGTGCGGCAGATGGTCGCCGGAGGATTGGTCGACGAAGTGCGAGCGCTGCGGGAACGATATCCACGGGGTTTGCGAGCGTTCCAGGGGTTCGGCTACCGAGAGCTCTGGGACTCCCTCGATGGGCGGATCACGCACGACAAGGCGGTCGAACTGCTGAAGCGGAATACGCATCAGTACGCGAAGCGCCAACTCACCTGGTTCCGGTCGGATCGGCGGATCCGCTGGCTCGACCTGGGCGAGCACGAAGCCCCGACGGACACGGCGGATCGCGTGCTGGCGCTGCACCGGGAGGCGCTGTCAACGCTCACCTGACCGGCGACGTTCTTGACGCGACAGTGCGCTGACCGTATATTCCCGTCGCCAAGCCGCTTCGTCAGAACGAAGCGACCCGCACAAGGACTGCCATGTTCCGTTCACGTAGGATCGCGTCTGTACTGCTCGCCCTGTGCGCGATCCTTGCGACGGCGACAGCCAGAACCGCGACGCGCGCTCAGAGCCCCCCAAGCGACGACGCCCTTCCCCAAGTCGAACTGATTCACACGACGGCATCCGACCGCTCCGGCGTGACGGTGGAGTGGGTAACGCCGCAGCCGGTTCTGTCATCCCATCCGGCGGGCGACGCCTACGCGTCGGTTGGCTTCCGCGATGGGCAGCCGTCCGGGAAAGCCGGTGAGCCAGAGCTTCCCGTCGGTCGGATCATGGTCGGCGCTCCTCCCGGAGCCGCCGTGAGCGTTCGCGTCACTCCGGGCCCACCCCAGGACTTGGGCGTCCGCCGGATCGGACCCGTACCAGAGCTTCGGGTGGTCTCCGAGCGTGACGGCATCCAACGAGTCGAGCCGTCGTACCGAGAGGATCGGGCTGTCTACGGACGCGCCGGGTACGCGCCCGCATCGCTGGCTGCCATGGTTCTGGACGGGACGATGCGCGACCGCCGTGTCGTGCAGGTCGAGGTTCGACCCGTGCAATACGAGGCGTCCACCGGCAGACTGCGCTACTTCCCGCGCATGACCGTCCGCGTCGATTTCGGACAATCAAGCGGCTCGGACACCGTCCGTAGTCGTGTCAGCGACTCTCCTGACTTCGACGACTACTTCGCTCGGTTGCTGGTGAACAACGACGCCGCGAAGGCGTGGCGTGCGACTCCAGCGCGCGTTGCGACCAGCCCAGCAGTCGAGACGGGCGCGGCGGTGAAGCTGTTCGTCTCGCGAGCCGGCATCTATCGCGTGACTGGGAAGGCGCTCGCGGCATACGGGTTTGATCTAAAGGGGGTGGTTCCCCACAACCTGCGGATGACGCGCGGCGGCAAGGAGATTCCGATCTACATCAGCGGCGACGCGGACGGACGGCTCGACGAAGGCGATAGCATCGACTTCCTGGCCGTTCGTCCGGCGAGCCCGTGGTCCAAGTACGACGTGTACCGTCTCAGCGTCGGAACCTCGCGCGGCTTGCGGGTTGGGGAGGCTGAGGGCGCGCCACGGAACCCGATCGCGAGCCTCATCCCGTCGTTCCGGTCGAAGATCCATTTCGAGCAGAACAAGCTCCACTCCATCCTCCAGCACGTGACGCCCGAGGAAATCGTTCCCAACGACCCGCACGCCTGGTTCGAGGCGCGCGATCACTGGTATTGGTTCGGCGTCAAGAACGGCGAGGATCGAAGCGAGGCGACTGAGCCCTTCGCTCTCTATGATGTCGCCAAGACCTTCGACGCGCCCCGCGTCGATCTGCTGCTTCAAGGCGGAACGCCCGTGAACCACGACGCGCTCGTGACGGTGAACGAGGCGAAGATCGCCCGTGTGACGGGATGGGCGAAGCAGGACGAACGGCGCATCGGAAGATACCTGCAGCCGGACGCGCTCGTGGATGCCGTCCAGGGCGACAACACGATACGCCTGATGCGCGTCGATGCCAACGACGACGACGACCTGGACAACTATCCATATCACTTCTATGTCAACTCGATGGACATCGAGTACACGCGGCTCTTCCGTGCGGTGACGGACGAGCTCTACTTCGCCTCGCCGGTGTCGGACA from Candidatus Poribacteria bacterium carries:
- a CDS encoding class II aldolase/adducin family protein; the protein is MSNEGALRHEICEVGRRVYAKGYVASNDGNITARLTDDIILATPTGVSKGVLTPDMLCKVNLVGEQVEGYLKASSEIRLHLHCYRKRPDVRSVLHAHPPIATGFAVAGIALDQLTLPETIVSFGCIPLAPYGTPGSQALPDSIDGIIETCDAILLANHGAVTVGADPMSAYYKMETMEHTAHITWVARSLGGERELTADQANQLLELRDRLGYGKKVPLCDVTPRMQALQAERERPAPAAQKPAGDAELTALITRVATEVLKERGLL
- a CDS encoding glycogen debranching protein yields the protein MTYGADVCQDLRRATRLEWLEPNGIGGFASGTVSGIATRRYHALLVASLRPPTDRTVTLAALDETLHSADGASWSLASHAYPGAVHPHGYRHIVRFDAYPYPTWHFALPDGTRIEKSVASIHGRNLVVVVYRLLEGAGGVFEARPHLAWRDYHALQREDATLSRPLDAAADLVTYRPPARYPPLAMRHSGAAVSHDSWWVRQKRYAVEADERGLDHLEDHWSPGSFIGRLTPDCPSFWVVAGVGCDLSGDGDTLLASERQRRESASRPIVVADWVSPPAADFLRESVRRGGDYIVRRGDSQWTILAGYPWFTDWGRDTMIALPGLTIARGEAWLAREVLDAFASYCDGGMIPNRFPDTGETPSYNTADATLWFVEAIRRYAVDVPDDPVVRDSWYPTLKSILEAHRFGTRYGIAVDDDGLLHAGVPGSQLTWMDAKIGDWVATPRVGKPVEINALWHSALRTVERLARTYGDDSYADMCAEDADRARAAFRARFPNPRSGALYDVIDGPDGDDPTLRPNQVIAISLHYRCLDRADEQRVMRRVTDALHTPFGLRTLPPNHPGYAATYDGDARRRDSIYHQGPVWSWLWGPYVTAYRNAFGDGHAFRAQLADWLNRLALDRDAPGIGGVAELYDGHEPHRARGCPWQAWSLAEVLRAAWDAGAYQPSPKHGGEC
- a CDS encoding nucleoside deaminase; its protein translation is MIPRQNIRELARRRGHTVLEARVFYPTEQDSAWMRLAIEAARRTTDDVPVGAVIVVSGRLVGEGWNRRESDRDPTAHAEIVALRQAGLALGRWNLEGSTLYVTVEPCAMCAGAIWQARVSRVVYGVPEPQAGAVHSRYELLSDGRCGRTVAAVGGCCEDECRELLRAFFRGRRLQAERCESG
- the miaA gene encoding tRNA (adenosine(37)-N6)-dimethylallyltransferase MiaA; protein product: MSDQGSLLLAILGPTAVGKTAVGIFVAEALAGEIVSVDSRQVYREMDIGTAKPTPDEQSRVAHHVIDCVRPDEPFSASNFQHRADVAISDIRSRGKAAILVGGAGLYFRALMDGLFEGPSADAEIRARLNAEADEQGSEHLHQRLTELDPEAAARIHRNDRMRIVRALEVYELTGTPISELRSQWDGEPRYRCVAVGLRRPRPELNHRANERVRQMVAGGLVDEVRALRERYPRGLRAFQGFGYRELWDSLDGRITHDKAVELLKRNTHQYAKRQLTWFRSDRRIRWLDLGEHEAPTDTADRVLALHREALSTLT